One stretch of Streptomyces zhihengii DNA includes these proteins:
- a CDS encoding hydroxyacid dehydrogenase: protein MPHDRPSARPRVAVVLRPDAREQLFGPEQWETLCRTGDVVAECADAGELLAHPRRAEAEVLLASWGAPLLTAGVLAHLPALRTVLYGAGSIRLLVTDACWERGLTVVSAAEANNGPVAEYVYAQTVLALKDVHRRSRRMAAERVLPGLDGVPGIHGQTVGLVSFGSIARMVAGHLRRLGTRVLAWDPYADDALFREAGAERVAGLPELVARSRVLSIHTPLVPGRTEGLVTGELLRGLPHGATLINTARGAVVDEEALIRVLGERPDLQAVLDVTAEEPPSPGSALYTLENVMLTGHVAGTVGSERRAIGALLVEELARVAAGEQPLHAVSPEASLLRA, encoded by the coding sequence ATGCCGCATGACCGCCCGTCCGCCCGCCCCCGCGTCGCCGTCGTACTCCGGCCCGATGCGCGCGAGCAGTTGTTCGGCCCGGAGCAGTGGGAGACGCTGTGCCGCACCGGCGACGTCGTCGCCGAGTGCGCGGATGCCGGGGAGCTGCTCGCCCATCCCCGCCGGGCGGAGGCGGAGGTGCTGCTCGCCTCGTGGGGCGCACCGCTCCTGACCGCCGGGGTGCTGGCGCACCTTCCCGCGCTGCGCACCGTGCTGTACGGGGCCGGTTCCATCCGCCTGCTGGTCACCGACGCCTGCTGGGAGCGCGGTCTGACGGTGGTCTCCGCGGCGGAGGCCAACAACGGGCCGGTCGCCGAGTACGTGTACGCGCAGACCGTGCTGGCCCTCAAGGACGTCCACCGGCGGTCCCGCCGGATGGCGGCCGAGCGGGTGCTCCCCGGCCTGGACGGCGTGCCCGGGATCCACGGCCAGACCGTGGGGCTGGTGTCGTTCGGCTCGATCGCGCGGATGGTCGCCGGGCACCTGCGGCGGCTCGGCACCCGGGTGCTGGCCTGGGACCCGTACGCCGACGACGCCCTCTTCCGCGAGGCCGGGGCGGAGCGGGTGGCCGGCCTGCCCGAACTGGTGGCGCGGTCACGGGTGCTGAGCATCCACACCCCGCTCGTCCCCGGCCGTACCGAGGGCCTGGTCACCGGCGAGCTGCTGCGCGGGCTGCCCCACGGGGCCACCCTCATCAACACCGCGCGCGGCGCCGTGGTCGACGAGGAGGCCCTGATCCGCGTTCTCGGCGAGCGGCCCGACCTCCAGGCCGTCCTCGACGTCACCGCCGAGGAGCCGCCGTCGCCCGGGTCCGCGCTCTACACCCTGGAGAACGTGATGCTCACCGGCCACGTCGCCGGCACGGTGGGCTCGGAGCGGCGGGCGATCGGGGCGCTGCTCGTCGAGGAGCTGGCCCGGGTGGCGGCGGGTGAGCAGCCGCTGCACGCCGTGTCGCCGGAGGCGAGCCTGCTGCGCGCCTGA